In Sphingobium amiense, a genomic segment contains:
- a CDS encoding CDP-alcohol phosphatidyltransferase family protein codes for MTEILATSIGPVRLIGGNATPIWGMSNAERNRRMAESAAKNGSALAPGHELLFNLAYAFDPLLLRLALETPGTLFTWGDAPIVGQVAQGSDPMSAPHIIDLSDGRKLYNRQLRKLEQPMVRELTPTTRRAIERRSYFGAYKGVTDLLTKYLWPELALVLTRIAAQLRMTPNMVSVIGVTLCLLATYLFAQGMYWSGFLSGFIFMVLDTVDGKLARCTITSSRWGNVIDHGVDLVHPPFWWYFWGTGLAAWGLALPDDTFAFVMGAVIAGYVLQRLIEGAFLKDFGMDIHVWRPFDSRFRLITARRNPNMVILFVALLAGRPDIGLVALAWWTIVSLIVHAVRLAQAYAVKRSGRPILSWMDEAEGATA; via the coding sequence ATGACTGAAATCCTCGCCACCAGCATCGGTCCCGTCCGCCTGATCGGCGGGAATGCGACGCCGATCTGGGGCATGTCCAATGCCGAGCGCAACCGGCGCATGGCGGAAAGCGCGGCGAAGAACGGCAGCGCGCTGGCGCCGGGGCACGAACTGCTCTTCAACCTCGCCTATGCGTTCGATCCGCTGCTGCTGCGGCTGGCGCTGGAAACGCCGGGGACGCTGTTCACATGGGGGGATGCGCCCATCGTCGGGCAGGTGGCGCAGGGCAGCGATCCGATGAGCGCGCCGCATATCATCGACCTGTCGGACGGGCGCAAACTCTATAACCGCCAGCTCCGCAAGCTGGAACAGCCGATGGTGCGCGAACTCACCCCCACGACCCGCCGCGCCATCGAGCGGCGCAGCTATTTCGGCGCCTACAAGGGCGTCACCGACCTGCTCACCAAATATCTCTGGCCCGAACTCGCGCTGGTGCTGACGCGCATCGCGGCGCAGCTTCGCATGACGCCCAACATGGTGTCGGTGATCGGCGTCACCCTGTGCCTGCTGGCGACATATCTGTTCGCACAAGGCATGTACTGGAGCGGGTTCCTCAGCGGTTTCATCTTCATGGTGCTGGACACGGTGGACGGAAAGCTCGCCCGCTGCACCATCACCTCGTCCAGATGGGGCAATGTGATCGACCATGGCGTCGACCTCGTCCACCCGCCCTTCTGGTGGTATTTCTGGGGGACGGGCCTTGCCGCATGGGGGCTGGCGCTGCCGGACGATACCTTCGCCTTCGTCATGGGCGCGGTGATCGCGGGCTATGTGCTGCAACGGCTGATCGAGGGTGCGTTCCTCAAGGATTTCGGGATGGACATCCATGTCTGGCGTCCGTTCGACAGCCGCTTCCGCCTCATCACCGCGCGGCGCAATCCCAATATGGTGATCCTTTTCGTCGCGCTGCTCGCCGGACGGCCCGACATCGGCCTCGTCGCGCTGGCATGGTGGACGATCGTCTCGCTCATCGTCCACGCGGTGCGGCTGGCGCAGGCCTATGCCGTGAAGCGGTCGGGCCGCCCGATCCTGAGCTGGATGGACGAAGCGGAAGGAGCCACGGCATGA